In Saccharothrix syringae, the following are encoded in one genomic region:
- a CDS encoding ferric reductase-like transmembrane domain-containing protein, with translation MVVSAESTVDGTRRWPGLRADLRTAVVDATVALVVTAAIFAWLYSRVRSGTSATVAVMPFLADADAYLMYWLCQAFGWTALLWAWLTTMLGLVRSSARPRGPRISPVAVERWHRATSLTTIGLMFGHAFWFFAELVRVNEYGLDWAGRIGSAFVEVFVPGGYPSGTGRVAVLLGLLAFYLAIPLGLAYYLRNRTGARAWRALHRFVIVVYVLSAWHTLLYGTNVWFDGWPRTTLWLLQVPVAVLLLTRLLAPARPNERLGRTRGALVTGRRVVALLAVLTTIGVLIAVVVSGRDGGRTPGAHYSAPMSVQPWMVWVGAAVLALAVPVAVGLARRAERADRGLTTP, from the coding sequence GTGGTGGTCTCTGCGGAGTCGACGGTCGACGGTACTCGGCGCTGGCCAGGGCTGCGGGCGGACCTGAGAACGGCCGTGGTCGACGCCACGGTCGCGTTGGTGGTCACCGCCGCGATCTTCGCATGGCTGTACTCGCGGGTGCGGTCCGGGACGTCGGCGACCGTCGCGGTGATGCCGTTCCTCGCCGATGCCGACGCCTACCTGATGTACTGGCTGTGCCAGGCGTTCGGCTGGACGGCACTGCTGTGGGCGTGGTTGACCACCATGCTCGGCCTCGTCCGCTCCAGCGCCCGCCCCCGCGGGCCGCGCATCTCGCCGGTCGCGGTGGAGCGGTGGCACCGGGCCACGAGCCTGACCACGATCGGGCTGATGTTCGGCCACGCGTTCTGGTTCTTCGCCGAGCTGGTGCGGGTCAACGAGTACGGCCTGGACTGGGCCGGTCGGATCGGCAGCGCGTTCGTCGAGGTGTTCGTGCCCGGCGGGTACCCCTCCGGCACCGGCCGCGTCGCGGTCCTGCTCGGACTGCTGGCCTTCTACCTGGCCATCCCGCTGGGCCTGGCCTACTACCTGCGCAACCGCACCGGCGCCCGGGCCTGGCGGGCACTGCACCGGTTCGTGATCGTCGTCTACGTCCTCAGCGCCTGGCACACCCTGCTCTACGGCACCAACGTCTGGTTCGACGGCTGGCCCCGCACCACCCTGTGGCTGTTGCAGGTACCGGTCGCCGTGCTGCTCCTGACGCGACTGCTCGCCCCGGCACGCCCCAACGAGCGGCTCGGACGCACCCGGGGTGCCCTGGTGACCGGCCGACGAGTGGTGGCACTGCTGGCGGTCCTGACCACGATCGGGGTGCTGATCGCCGTCGTGGTCAGCGGTCGCGACGGCGGCCGCACACCCGGCGCGCACTACAGCGCGCCCATGTCGGTGCAGCCCTGGATGGTGTGGGTCGGGGCAGCGGTCCTCGCACTGGCGGTGCCCGTGGCGGTCGGCCTCGCCCGGCGCGCCGAACGCGCCGACCGGGGCCTGACGACCCCCTGA